In one Betta splendens chromosome 14, fBetSpl5.4, whole genome shotgun sequence genomic region, the following are encoded:
- the rnf14 gene encoding E3 ubiquitin-protein ligase RNF14 yields the protein MSEDKEAREDELLALASIYDEEEFHRAESADGGEIQLCLELPSDFKIVVKGEKETEHSVCFLPPLMLNFELPADYPSKAPPIFTLSSKWMSRVQMSSLCRRLDQLWEENQGCVILFTWIQFLKEEALDYLSIQSPLEIIRGGNKMTSERKKTEFAATAVSGSHSETAEARKRAKFESQSTTSPNLDPRTVLLMDPRADLLPQLLDFDEAQQQRVFDSKVFSCGICFIEKLGANCLCFKECQHVFCKACMTEYFQIQIRDGNVQCLNCPELKCTSLATPLQVKLLVDEELFARYDRLLLQSSLDLMADVVYCPRQSCGTAVMVEPDTTMGICSACQYAFCTLCKLGYHGLSHCKITADELRNLRDEYLSAAPDTQKFMEQRFGKRVIQKAVEESFSRDWLNENCKCCPRCGTNIQKVDGCNKMTCTSCRQYFCWLCLGQLSKVNPYSHFNNPHSPCFNQLFHGVDPDEDAFWSDEED from the exons atgtctgaGGACAAGGAAGCCCGGGAGGATGAGCTGCTTGCTTTAGCAAGTATCTATGATGAGGAGGAGTTCCACCGTGCAGAGTcggcagatggaggagagatCCAACTATGTCTGGAGCTCCCTTCAGATTTCAAAATAGTTGTCAAAG GGGAGAAGGAGACTGAACACAGTGTCTGCTTCCTACCTCCTTTGATGCTCAACTTTGAGCTTCCTGCAGACTACCCATCTAAAGCCCCACCAATCTTCACTCTCAGCTCTAAATGGATGAGCAGAGTGCAG ATGAGCTCTCTGTGCAGACGGTTGGATCAGTTatgggaggaaaaccaaggttGTGTGATTCTTTTCACATGGATTCAGTTCCTTAAAGAGGAGGCTCTGGATTATCTGAGCATACAGTCGCCTCTCGAAATCATCAGGGGAGGAAATAAGATGACCAGTGAGCGCAAGAAAACCGAATTTGCAGCTACAG CTGTGAGTGGAAGTCATTCTGAAACTGCTGAGGCAAGGAAAAGAGCAAAATTTGAATCACAGTCAACAACATCTCCAAATCTGGACCCACGAACTGTCCTGTTGATGGACCCGCGTGCCGACCTCCTACCTCAACTCCTGGACTTTGACGAGGCCCAGCAACAGAGAGTGTTTGACAGCAAGGTTTTCTCCTGTGGGATCTGCTTCATAGAAAAGCTGGGCGCAAACTGTCTCTGCTTTAAGGAATGCCAACATGTCTTCTGCAAGGCTTGCATGACGGAATACTTTCAGATCCAAATACGCGATGGAAACGTTCAGTGCCTTAATTGTCCCGAGCTCAAATGTACCTCCTTAGCTACACCGCTACAG gtgaagctgctggtggaTGAGGAGCTGTTTGCCCGTTACGACCGTTTGctgctccagtccagtctgGACCTCATGGCTGACGTGGTTTACTGTCCACGTCAGTCCTGCGGCACTGCTGTTATGGTGGAGCCAGATACAACCATGGGCATTTGCTCAGCCTGCCAGTACGCTTTTTGCACATTGTGCAAGCTGGGTTATCACGGTCTCTCCCATTGTAAAATTACAGCAG ATGAGTTGCGTAACCTAAGAGATGAGTACCTGTCAGCCGCACCTGATACACAAAAATTCATGGAGCAACGCTTTGGGAAGAGAGTGATCCAGAAAGCTGTGGAAGAGTCCTTTAGCAGAGACTGGCTCAATGAGAACTGCAAATGCTGCCCACGCTGTGGAACCAACATTCAG AAAGTGGACGGCTGTAACAAGATGACATGTACCTCATGTAGGCAATACTTCTGTTGGTTGTGCCTGGGCCAGCTCAGCAAAGTCAATCCATATAGTCACTTTAACAACCCACATTCACCCTGTTTTAACCA ACTTTTCCACGGGGTGGATCCTGATGAAGACGCCTTCTGGAGTGATGAGGAGGACTGA